A window of the Saccharomyces eubayanus strain FM1318 chromosome II, whole genome shotgun sequence genome harbors these coding sequences:
- the EXG2 gene encoding glucan exo-1,3-beta-glucosidase, which translates to MLLALYSLLAFLVASLGKVARGIDISGSGESLSSLELNVLQNKFASYYTNNSISVKGITIGGWLVTEPYITPSLYRNATLLAKQQNSSRNISIIDEFTLCKTLGYNTSTTLLDGHFKTWITEDDFKQIQANGFNLVRIPIGYWAWKQNAAENLYVDNITYKDPYISDGLQLKYLNQALEWAQKYELNVWIDLHGVPGSQNGFDNSGQRILYGDLGWLRSNDTRKLTLAVWKKMFETFLNGGDKSPVVGLEIVNEPLGGKIDMSNITQMYYEAFDLFKENQDSGDNTTFVIHDAFQGIGNWNLELNPNYRNVSDHYFNLTKANYSSQDILVDHHHYEVFTDYQLAETQFSRIENIINYGNSIHKELPYHSAVVGEWSGAITDCATWLNGVGVGARYDGSYYNTTLFTTDSKPAGTCASQKPLSDWTEDYRNRVRQFIEAQLATYSTKTTGWIFWNWKTEDAVEWDYLKLKDAELFPSPFDNYTYFKTDGSMKEGFSSSLSTQAFPISTTSIPFSTTTTSRKSKNFASSTKLKARTSLSIDSMSSIWKECICISIVAIITFCAIL; encoded by the coding sequence ATGCTTCTGGCTTTGTATTCTCTTTTGGCATTTCTAGTTGCATCCCTGGGCAAAGTCGCCCGAGGGATTGATATCTCAGGCAGCGGAGAATCCTTATCTTCCTTGGAACTAAatgttcttcaaaacaaattcGCATCCTACTACACAAACAATAGTATTAGTGTAAAAGGTATCACAATCGGTGGCTGGTTGGTTACAGAGCCTTACATCACGCCATCGTTGTACCGTAATGCAACCCTACTGgcaaaacaacaaaactCCTCCCGAAATATCTCCATAATCGATGAATTTACTCTTTGTAAGACCTTAGGTTATAATACTTCTACAACCTTGTTAGACGGTCATTTTAAAACATGGATAACAGAGGatgatttcaaacaaaTTCAAGCCAACGGTTTTAATTTAGTTAGAATCCCTATTGGATATTGGGCATGGAAACAAAACGCTGCCGAAAACCTTTACGTTGATAACATAACCTACAAGGATCCGTATATAAGTGATGGATTACAGctcaaatatttaaatcAAGCTCTAGAGTGGGCACAAAAGTACGAGCTAAACGTTTGGATAGATTTACATGGTGTTCCCGGATCACAAAATGGGTTCGACAACTCAGGGCAGAGAATACTTTATGGTGATTTGGGCTGGTTAAGATCAAACGATACTCGAAAACTAACTCTAGCAGtttggaagaaaatgttTGAAACTTTCTTAAATGGTGGTGACAAAAGCCCCGTGGTGGGTCTTGAAATCGTCAATGAGCCGCTCGGTGGTAAGATTGATATGTCAAATATAACACAGATGTACTATGAAGCATTTGACTTATTCAAGGAAAACCAAGATTCGGGTGACAACACAACTTTTGTTATCCATGATGCTTTTCAAGGCATCGGCAATTGGAATTTAGAACTGAATCCGAATTACCGCAATGTTTCAGACCACTATTTCAATTTGACTAAAGCGAATTATAGCTCTCAAGATATTCTAGTCGACCATCATCATTACGAGGTCTTTACAGATTACCAGCTGGCCGAAACTCAATTTTCACGTATCGAAAACATTATAAATTATGGGAATTCCATACACAAAGAGCTTCCTTACCATTCTGCAGTAGTCGGGGAATGGTCGGGTGCCATTACCGATTGCGCCACCTGGTTGAATGGTGTGGGCGTGGGTGCACGATATGATGGCTCCTATTATAATACGACACTGTTCACCACCGACAGTAAACCAGCTGGTACGTGTGCCTCACAAAAACCCTTAAGCGATTGGACAGAAGATTACCGTAATCGTGTCAGGCAATTCATCGAAGCACAATTGGCCACCTATTCAACAAAGACGACTGGATGGATATTTTGGAATTGGAAAACAGAAGATGCTGTGGAATGGGATTATTTGAAGTTAAAAGACGCAGAACTGTTCCCTTCGCCCTTTGATAATTATACATACTTTAAAACAGATGGTTCCATGAAGGAAGGTTTTTCATCCTCTTTATCTACACAAGCATTCCCAATAAGTACAACTTCCATCCCATTCTCTACTACAACCACCTCCaggaaaagtaaaaatttCGCAAGTTCTACTAAGCTGAAAGCGAGAACGTCACTATCAATTGATAGTATGAGTTCTATATGGAAAGAATGTATATGCATATCCATTGTCGCAATTATTACCTTCTGTGCTATTTTGTGA